A genomic window from Desulfitibacter alkalitolerans DSM 16504 includes:
- a CDS encoding tungsten cofactor oxidoreductase radical SAM maturase, which yields MIHSFVQGEEFEVLLKPQNNIRKLYLEITNHCNLQCKMCYRQVWSHELGYMPMEQIEKIIEQLTAFPKLERVVLGGIGEPTYHPQFIEIVKLFSSKYPLTITTNGTLLEKEIAELLVKEKALEIIVSVDSSLDQGFKDIRHIELTPILEKQKYLTNLKKQKNTIYPRLSWEFVAMKSNIATLPQVVKIAAEVGVSTIYVTHMMPVEMENAAEILYENGLTRDTETIFRRSANIGLASGINVVLPNTNLKTDRACRFTNNYTTVITWDGEVCPCYRLMHPCQEVVYNRKKKLFQKSYGNIKEKPLEEIWKSSEYMKFRYQVQYNLYPSCTDCDLVDGCDLVVDSELDCMGHSPACGDCLWARGIVYCP from the coding sequence TTGATACATAGTTTTGTTCAAGGTGAGGAATTTGAGGTTTTATTAAAACCTCAAAATAATATTAGAAAACTATATTTGGAAATAACTAATCATTGTAATTTGCAGTGCAAAATGTGTTACAGACAGGTGTGGAGCCATGAACTGGGATACATGCCCATGGAGCAGATAGAAAAAATAATTGAGCAGCTAACGGCTTTTCCAAAGCTTGAGAGGGTTGTGCTTGGTGGGATAGGTGAGCCTACATACCACCCCCAATTCATTGAAATTGTAAAGCTGTTCAGCAGCAAGTATCCCCTTACCATAACAACAAATGGGACCCTCCTGGAAAAAGAGATTGCAGAACTGCTGGTAAAAGAAAAGGCTTTAGAAATAATAGTTTCAGTTGACAGCAGCCTGGACCAGGGCTTTAAAGACATAAGGCACATAGAACTTACTCCTATTCTAGAAAAGCAAAAATATCTCACCAACCTTAAAAAGCAAAAAAACACCATTTACCCAAGATTATCATGGGAATTTGTTGCCATGAAGTCAAACATAGCAACTCTACCACAGGTGGTAAAAATTGCTGCAGAGGTTGGGGTCTCCACAATATATGTAACTCACATGATGCCAGTTGAAATGGAAAATGCTGCCGAGATACTCTATGAAAATGGCCTTACAAGAGATACAGAAACAATTTTTCGTAGATCTGCAAATATTGGGCTGGCAAGTGGAATAAATGTTGTGCTTCCAAATACTAACTTAAAGACAGATAGAGCCTGCAGATTTACAAACAACTACACAACAGTTATTACATGGGATGGTGAGGTGTGTCCATGTTACAGGCTGATGCATCCCTGCCAGGAAGTTGTATATAATAGAAAAAAGAAACTTTTTCAAAAATCCTATGGGAATATTAAAGAAAAGCCCCTGGAGGAAATCTGGAAATCCTCTGAATACATGAAATTTAGATATCAGGTCCAGTATAATCTCTATCCCTCCTGTACAGACTGTGATTTGGTGGATGGGTGCGACCTGGTTGTAGACAGTGAGCTTGATTGTATGGGCCATTCGCCAGCCTGCGGAGACTGCCTGTGGGCAAGAGGAATAGTCTACTGTCCATAG